One window of Bacteroidota bacterium genomic DNA carries:
- a CDS encoding sensor histidine kinase, which yields MKGRLYTMVMHVIGWVIFITLPAMMLPRPQMGPMEIPVSLLLLLLSLTALPLIAFFYANLLVFLPRFYLQRRYGYYGLAVVVCVDAILGFSALLYFNLPWIQDLFHGRLNIILLGTGYRTMVVLIFSFGLFVYQRWRLAEDAKAQAELSYLKAQINPHFLFNTLNSIYYLALQQSERAPSAVEKLSAIMRYVIDEGKQNRVPLEREVSYLHDYIALQKLRFTDNVQIDLQVTGDLVGKEIAPLILVSFVENAFKHGISMEANSPIHIALAVSSDHIRFTVRNHKFGSFADTAAESGIGLENTRRRLEIAYPGRHHLAIVENPEEYTVTLEINNR from the coding sequence ATGAAGGGACGTCTCTATACCATGGTGATGCATGTGATCGGCTGGGTGATCTTCATCACGTTGCCGGCGATGATGCTGCCGCGACCGCAAATGGGGCCGATGGAGATTCCCGTTTCGCTCCTCCTGCTACTCTTGAGCTTGACGGCTTTGCCTTTGATTGCCTTCTTTTATGCCAATCTCCTGGTGTTTTTGCCGCGCTTTTACCTGCAGCGGCGCTATGGCTACTATGGCCTTGCAGTAGTGGTCTGCGTAGATGCTATCTTGGGATTCTCGGCGCTGTTGTATTTCAACTTGCCATGGATTCAAGACCTGTTTCACGGGCGATTGAATATCATTCTGCTTGGCACCGGCTACCGCACGATGGTGGTTTTGATCTTCTCCTTCGGGCTGTTTGTCTACCAAAGGTGGCGGCTCGCCGAAGATGCCAAGGCACAGGCCGAACTCAGCTATCTCAAGGCGCAAATCAACCCGCATTTCCTCTTCAATACGCTCAACAGCATCTACTACCTGGCCTTGCAACAAAGCGAACGCGCGCCTTCGGCTGTCGAGAAATTGAGTGCCATCATGCGCTATGTGATCGACGAAGGCAAGCAAAACCGCGTTCCCCTGGAACGTGAAGTGAGCTACCTCCATGACTATATCGCGCTGCAAAAGCTGCGGTTTACCGACAACGTGCAGATCGACTTGCAGGTCACGGGCGACTTGGTAGGCAAGGAAATTGCGCCTTTGATCCTGGTTTCCTTTGTGGAGAATGCGTTCAAACATGGCATCAGCATGGAGGCAAATTCCCCGATCCATATTGCCTTGGCGGTGAGCAGCGACCATATCCGCTTTACGGTGCGCAACCACAAATTTGGCAGCTTTGCAGATACAGCGGCCGAATCCGGGATCGGGCTGGAAAATACGCGACGCCGGTTGGAGATTGCCTATCCTGGCCGGCATCATCTGGCGATTGTGGAGAATCCGGAAGAATATACCGTCACCTTGGAGATCAATAACCGATGA
- a CDS encoding TonB-dependent receptor, producing MKRLFSILSLILFGTLALQAQSKFTVSGTVTDKSTGEAMIGVLLRAIPASGTAAGGAYSNEYGFYSITLPEGDYTLKVDYLGYDTLALPLSLQENKRLDVGLMERSTQVDDVLITTEKDDDNVTQAQMGVNKLDMREISKVPVLFGERDILKTMQLLPGVKSTGEGSGGLYVRGGESSQNLILLDEAPVYNAYHLLGFFSTFNSDAIKDVALYKGTAPAQYGGRLSSVIDVKMNEGNNQKYHVSGGIGIIASHLNVEGPIVKDKGSFLVTGRRTYADMFLKLSSNEAFNTAKLYFYDVNVKANYSLNDKNKLYLSGYFGRDKLGLGAFGINWGNKTATLRWNHLINSKWFSNTSLIYSDYDYEVAISSTAASFSLASGIRDFNVKQEFQYFATPKHTLRMGLQAIHHTVTPGQVTLSDTSSFQPPTVQDRSGLESAAFFAGDWEPATRLHINYGLRLSMFNQLGGGNFYTYDSEGTVTDTTYYDAGTFIENYIYPEPRLSLSYTLGATNSLKAAYTRNAQYLHMVSNATATNPTDVWILSSQNVKAEVADQVSVGYFQNFKDNMFEASGELYYKQLYNQLDLRNGANIQANEFIEGELVSGKGRAYGLELFFKKKKGDFTGWVSYSLSRTERQIAEINDGNWYKAKQDALHDVSIVGMYDISKRVSLAATFVYRTGNAVTFPTGKYYVDGQLHYLYTERNGYRMPAYHRMDISCTVEGKPRPKYENSWNFACYNVYGRQNPYSIDFQDDPDDPTKTQVVQTSLFRWVPSITYNFKF from the coding sequence ATGAAACGATTGTTTTCCATTTTGTCCTTAATCCTGTTTGGCACTTTGGCCTTGCAGGCACAATCCAAATTTACGGTCAGTGGCACGGTCACGGACAAATCCACCGGCGAAGCGATGATCGGGGTCTTGCTGAGGGCCATTCCGGCAAGTGGCACGGCAGCTGGTGGCGCCTACAGCAACGAGTATGGCTTCTATTCCATTACCTTGCCCGAAGGAGATTATACGCTCAAAGTCGATTATTTGGGCTACGATACCCTTGCCTTGCCGCTGAGTTTGCAAGAAAATAAACGGTTGGATGTCGGCCTGATGGAGCGTAGCACGCAGGTAGACGATGTCTTGATCACCACGGAAAAGGACGATGACAACGTGACCCAGGCACAAATGGGGGTCAACAAGCTCGACATGCGCGAAATCAGCAAGGTGCCGGTCCTCTTTGGGGAGCGGGATATTCTAAAGACGATGCAATTGCTTCCCGGTGTGAAAAGTACGGGCGAAGGCAGCGGCGGACTCTACGTGCGCGGCGGAGAAAGCAGCCAAAACCTCATTTTGCTTGACGAAGCTCCCGTCTACAATGCCTATCACCTGCTCGGATTCTTCTCGACCTTCAATTCGGATGCGATCAAGGATGTCGCCCTCTACAAAGGCACAGCACCGGCGCAATATGGCGGACGCCTCAGTTCGGTGATTGATGTCAAGATGAATGAGGGCAACAACCAAAAATACCACGTGAGCGGCGGAATCGGAATCATCGCATCGCATTTGAATGTAGAAGGCCCGATCGTCAAAGACAAAGGCTCCTTCCTCGTCACCGGTCGGCGCACCTATGCCGACATGTTTCTGAAACTCTCGTCCAACGAGGCGTTCAACACCGCAAAACTTTACTTCTACGATGTCAACGTCAAGGCCAATTATTCCCTGAATGACAAGAACAAACTCTACCTATCCGGCTATTTCGGTCGGGACAAATTGGGTCTTGGCGCGTTTGGCATCAACTGGGGAAACAAAACCGCGACCTTGCGCTGGAACCACCTGATCAACAGCAAATGGTTTAGCAATACCTCGTTGATCTACAGCGACTACGACTATGAAGTTGCGATCTCCAGTACGGCAGCTTCCTTCAGCCTCGCCTCCGGCATTCGGGATTTTAATGTGAAGCAGGAATTCCAATATTTTGCGACGCCGAAACATACCTTGCGCATGGGTTTGCAAGCCATCCACCATACGGTCACACCCGGGCAAGTGACGCTGAGCGATACCTCCTCGTTTCAACCACCTACCGTGCAAGACCGTTCAGGATTGGAATCCGCGGCCTTTTTTGCAGGTGATTGGGAGCCGGCCACGCGCCTTCACATCAACTATGGCCTGCGTCTCTCTATGTTCAATCAGCTCGGTGGCGGGAATTTTTACACCTATGATTCCGAAGGAACGGTGACAGATACCACATATTATGATGCTGGGACATTCATCGAAAACTACATCTATCCAGAGCCGCGCCTTTCCCTCAGCTATACCTTGGGCGCAACCAATTCGCTCAAGGCTGCCTATACACGCAATGCGCAATATCTCCACATGGTGAGCAATGCCACGGCCACCAACCCGACCGATGTTTGGATTCTCAGCAGCCAAAATGTCAAGGCTGAGGTCGCTGACCAAGTTTCGGTGGGTTACTTCCAAAATTTCAAGGACAATATGTTTGAAGCGAGCGGCGAATTGTATTACAAGCAACTGTACAATCAGCTCGACCTGCGCAACGGGGCCAATATCCAGGCCAATGAATTCATCGAGGGCGAATTGGTCAGCGGGAAAGGAAGGGCCTATGGCTTGGAACTGTTTTTCAAAAAGAAAAAGGGCGATTTTACCGGTTGGGTCAGCTATTCGCTCTCACGAACCGAGCGGCAGATTGCCGAAATCAACGACGGGAATTGGTACAAGGCCAAGCAGGATGCCTTGCACGACGTGAGCATCGTCGGCATGTATGACATCAGCAAACGCGTTTCGCTCGCAGCGACGTTTGTCTACCGCACCGGCAACGCCGTCACTTTCCCAACCGGCAAATATTATGTCGACGGGCAATTGCACTACCTCTACACCGAGCGCAATGGCTATCGCATGCCTGCCTACCATCGCATGGACATCAGCTGCACGGTCGAAGGCAAACCCAGACCGAAATATGAAAACTCCTGGAACTTTGCCTGCTACAATGTTTATGGCCGACAAAACCCGTATTCGATTGATTTCCAAGACGACCCTGATGATCCGACAAAAACCCAAGTCGTGCAGACCTCGCTTTTCCGCTGGGTGCCTTCCATCACCTACAATTTCAAATTCTGA
- the recR gene encoding recombination protein RecR — MEFPSKVIEDGVNELSKLPGIGKKTALRLALFILKGSEGDAEGLGNAIIALRKGVKYCKQCGNLTDEEICRICSSHRRNQAMICVVEDCKDVIAIENTGQYTGTYHVLNGIIHPMQGLGPSDLNIESLLNRLRTGACEEVIFALPSSMEGDMTSFYIARKLEEFGVRTSSIARGIPVGSDLEFTDEITLARSLINRTSLTQSTGNGI, encoded by the coding sequence ATGGAATTTCCTTCCAAGGTGATCGAAGACGGTGTGAATGAGCTTTCAAAGCTCCCGGGGATCGGAAAAAAAACGGCCCTGAGGCTCGCTTTGTTCATTCTCAAGGGTTCAGAGGGAGATGCTGAGGGTTTGGGGAATGCCATTATCGCCCTGCGGAAAGGGGTCAAGTACTGCAAGCAATGTGGCAACCTGACCGACGAGGAAATTTGCCGCATCTGTAGCAGCCACCGCCGCAACCAAGCGATGATTTGTGTGGTGGAGGATTGCAAGGACGTGATCGCCATCGAAAACACGGGTCAATACACGGGCACCTACCACGTCTTGAACGGGATCATCCACCCGATGCAGGGCCTCGGGCCGAGTGACCTCAACATCGAGTCGCTGCTCAACCGCTTGCGCACAGGCGCCTGCGAGGAGGTGATCTTCGCGCTGCCGAGCAGCATGGAGGGCGACATGACGTCCTTTTACATCGCCCGCAAACTCGAGGAATTCGGGGTGCGGACTTCGAGCATCGCAAGGGGCATTCCGGTCGGCTCGGATCTTGAATTCACGGACGAAATCACGCTCGCGCGGTCGCTGATCAACCGCACTTCGCTCACCCAAAGCACAGGCAACGGCATTTGA
- a CDS encoding glycosyltransferase translates to MKRLSIIIVNYNVKHFIEQCLLSVRAAIKGIDAEVYVVDNNSVDGSQAMLRERFPDITLIESKENLGFSAGNNLAMRIATGEYVLLLNPDTVVEESTFQKCLEFMDAHPDAGALGVKMIDGEGRFLPESKRGLPTPWVAFYKIFGLSRLFPKSKTFGKYHLGYLDKEQDHVVDVLSGAYMFMRKACLDKIGLLDETFFMYGEDIDLSYRVTLGGYKNYYFAGTKIIHYKGESTKKGSLNYVKVFYNAMIIFANKHFSKGGASFYTLIIRFAIYLRAFLAVGSRIAKRIAFPALEALLVFGATIGIKEYWEYIHKIQKDKMPYPAEFDYIAAPAYALVFITFLWIAGGYKRPYRAKPIQTAAIAGFVAIATMSYLFPSINFSRMIVGLTSVAMAVIALLDRNILNYARTGNFFFTEQSKKRVVIVGIDSETARIAKLIRSELDYPVEIEGTVRITEDRSHLKEDSLGTLSQLGEIVRIYKVDEVIFANKNFSTEEILNAMSALHLPALRYKIVPPDADYLVGSQVIHDTLHAEGGAFNLALPDLRFKKRMFDMIGSSALLLLYPVTFFVYKRPIRAFGNLWKALTGKVHLVGYIENRTQRPPLPQTRLAQHGLPRPLQRRQLRGTYTGIGQALRPGVCRGAGFGDFG, encoded by the coding sequence TTGAAGCGGCTTTCCATCATCATCGTCAATTACAATGTCAAGCATTTCATCGAGCAATGCCTGCTCTCGGTGCGTGCTGCGATCAAGGGCATCGATGCGGAGGTGTATGTGGTGGACAACAATTCGGTGGATGGCAGCCAAGCGATGCTCCGCGAACGCTTCCCCGACATTACGCTGATCGAAAGCAAGGAAAACCTCGGCTTCTCGGCGGGCAACAACCTCGCGATGCGCATCGCCACCGGCGAATACGTCCTGCTCCTCAATCCCGACACGGTCGTCGAGGAATCGACGTTCCAAAAATGCCTGGAATTCATGGACGCCCACCCCGACGCGGGTGCGCTCGGTGTGAAGATGATCGACGGCGAGGGCCGCTTCCTCCCCGAGAGCAAACGCGGATTGCCCACGCCTTGGGTCGCCTTCTACAAGATTTTCGGGTTGAGCCGGTTGTTTCCCAAGAGCAAGACGTTTGGCAAATACCATCTGGGTTACCTCGACAAGGAGCAAGACCATGTCGTGGACGTGCTTTCGGGGGCGTACATGTTCATGCGGAAGGCTTGTCTCGACAAGATCGGCTTGCTCGACGAGACCTTCTTCATGTATGGCGAAGACATCGACCTGAGCTACCGCGTCACGCTCGGCGGCTACAAAAATTATTACTTCGCGGGCACCAAGATCATCCATTACAAGGGCGAATCCACGAAAAAGGGCAGCCTGAACTATGTCAAGGTGTTTTACAATGCGATGATCATCTTCGCCAACAAACACTTTTCCAAGGGCGGCGCGAGTTTTTACACGCTGATCATCCGGTTTGCGATTTACCTGCGGGCATTCCTCGCGGTCGGTAGCCGGATTGCCAAGCGGATTGCCTTCCCGGCTTTGGAGGCGTTGCTGGTATTCGGGGCGACGATCGGCATCAAGGAATACTGGGAATACATCCACAAGATCCAAAAGGACAAGATGCCCTACCCGGCGGAGTTTGACTACATCGCCGCGCCCGCCTATGCCCTCGTTTTCATCACATTCCTCTGGATCGCCGGCGGATACAAGCGCCCCTACCGCGCAAAACCGATCCAAACCGCTGCCATCGCCGGATTTGTGGCGATTGCGACGATGAGTTACCTTTTCCCGAGCATCAATTTCTCGCGGATGATCGTGGGCCTGACCTCCGTCGCGATGGCGGTGATTGCCCTCCTCGACCGCAATATTCTGAATTATGCCCGCACGGGGAATTTCTTCTTCACCGAGCAAAGCAAAAAGCGGGTGGTGATCGTGGGCATCGACAGCGAAACCGCAAGAATCGCCAAGCTGATCCGCAGCGAACTCGACTATCCCGTGGAAATCGAAGGGACGGTGCGCATCACCGAAGACCGCAGCCACCTCAAGGAAGACAGCCTCGGCACCCTGAGTCAACTCGGCGAAATCGTGCGCATCTACAAGGTGGACGAGGTGATCTTCGCCAACAAAAACTTCTCAACCGAGGAAATCCTGAATGCCATGTCGGCGCTGCACCTGCCTGCGTTGCGGTACAAGATTGTGCCGCCCGACGCCGACTATTTGGTGGGTTCGCAGGTGATCCACGACACGCTCCACGCCGAAGGCGGCGCCTTCAACCTCGCTCTACCCGACCTGCGTTTCAAGAAGCGGATGTTTGACATGATCGGAAGCAGTGCGCTGCTGCTGCTCTACCCCGTGACATTTTTTGTGTACAAACGGCCCATCCGCGCATTCGGCAATCTCTGGAAGGCCCTCACCGGAAAAGTGCACCTTGTCGGCTACATCGAAAACCGCACCCAAAGGCCTCCCCTCCCTCAAACCCGGCTTGCTCAACATGGCCTACCGCGTCCGCTCCAACGCCGACAGCTCCGTGGAACATACACGGGGATTGGACAGGCATTACGCCCGGGCGTATGCCGTGGAGCTGGATTTGGAGATTTTGGTTAG
- a CDS encoding ankyrin repeat domain-containing protein yields MQKKYAHLWLEFKGSPGSPLRFYSGKLQHEQLETTKPARYFESLLTGSWLPHWRKSAMGLLQAALEANNRQWTDIRSVYCYFEEFQLPDLQPQVYPTGDIFLGTVEFESHPKLRFSFEMDYKKIQSIQALEAAFEGTPLVPLDYCTPNSETLLHIAVEQDNLPFARELLEYGFSATQPTRNFRPIMLATSLEMAQLLHQHGADIHERPPGSNVTLVYYAAQSACLPLVEWYLAEGIEFTMTHQEGTDVFYPFSDPTAKHIPCIEYWLDRGMDIHYVYPYYNHTLLQAAQKSKDQTLIDFLISRDAER; encoded by the coding sequence ATGCAGAAAAAATACGCCCATCTCTGGCTAGAATTCAAGGGGTCTCCCGGTTCGCCATTGCGCTTTTACAGCGGGAAACTCCAACATGAACAGCTTGAAACCACCAAACCCGCACGCTATTTTGAGAGCTTGTTGACGGGCTCATGGCTGCCGCATTGGCGGAAATCGGCGATGGGCTTGCTGCAAGCGGCTTTGGAGGCGAACAACCGGCAATGGACGGACATCCGTTCTGTCTATTGCTATTTCGAGGAATTTCAGCTGCCGGATTTGCAACCGCAGGTCTATCCGACCGGGGACATTTTCCTTGGTACGGTTGAATTTGAATCCCATCCCAAGCTCCGGTTTTCATTTGAGATGGATTACAAGAAAATTCAATCCATTCAGGCACTTGAGGCAGCATTTGAGGGAACGCCGCTCGTTCCGTTGGATTATTGCACGCCCAATTCGGAGACGTTGTTGCACATTGCTGTGGAGCAAGACAATCTGCCGTTTGCGCGGGAATTGCTTGAATATGGCTTTTCTGCAACGCAACCCACGCGCAATTTCAGGCCGATCATGCTTGCCACGAGCTTGGAAATGGCACAATTGCTGCATCAACATGGCGCAGACATCCATGAGCGCCCACCCGGCTCGAATGTCACATTGGTGTACTATGCGGCTCAAAGTGCCTGTTTGCCCCTCGTAGAATGGTACCTCGCAGAAGGAATTGAATTCACCATGACGCATCAGGAAGGTACAGATGTGTTTTATCCCTTCTCAGATCCAACAGCAAAGCATATTCCTTGCATTGAATATTGGCTCGACCGGGGAATGGACATTCATTATGTCTATCCATATTACAACCACACCCTGCTGCAAGCAGCTCAAAAATCTAAAGATCAGACCCTCATAGACTTTCTGATTTCGCGCGATGCGGAACGCTGA
- a CDS encoding Fic family protein, producing the protein MDPKEHEIIEFLKNVPQASSKEVFEGLAGGSYATVKRILTKLKEDGLIVALGTRKATKYALSPGYAVLEPVNLETYYQRDIDERAIKKQFDFQLLREVLPTISILSVSELTHLQTLQDKFLGNAAELSEAAFAKEMERLAIDLSWKSSQIEGNTYSLLETERLIREKLTATGKTKDEATMLLNHKEAIDFIVANPDYLNPLRISAIEDIHRLLTKELGVDKNVRRRRVGITGTNYQPLDNEFQIKEALQDTCNLINTKSSVFEKALLALVLLSYIQPFMDGNKRTARIVSNAILIQHQHCPISFRTVDSVDYKKAMLLFYEQNNLSAFKQIFMDQFEFAVNTYF; encoded by the coding sequence GTGGATCCCAAAGAACACGAAATCATTGAATTTCTCAAAAATGTGCCACAGGCCTCATCCAAAGAGGTTTTTGAGGGCTTAGCAGGTGGCAGCTACGCCACGGTGAAGCGGATACTTACCAAACTGAAAGAAGATGGCTTGATTGTCGCATTGGGCACACGAAAGGCTACCAAATATGCGCTTTCTCCTGGCTACGCAGTGTTGGAGCCTGTGAACTTGGAAACCTATTATCAAAGGGACATTGACGAGCGTGCAATAAAAAAGCAATTTGATTTTCAGCTGTTGCGGGAGGTCCTTCCAACAATATCCATCTTGTCGGTTTCTGAGTTGACGCATTTGCAAACGCTACAAGACAAGTTCCTTGGCAATGCCGCAGAGCTTTCAGAAGCAGCATTTGCGAAGGAAATGGAGCGCCTCGCCATTGACTTGAGCTGGAAATCGTCCCAAATCGAAGGCAATACTTATTCCTTGCTGGAAACGGAACGCCTGATTCGCGAAAAACTCACGGCCACCGGAAAGACCAAGGACGAGGCGACCATGTTGCTCAACCACAAAGAAGCGATCGATTTCATCGTGGCGAATCCCGATTACTTGAATCCTCTCCGAATTTCGGCCATCGAGGACATTCATCGACTACTCACCAAGGAATTGGGCGTGGACAAAAACGTGCGCCGCCGTCGTGTTGGTATCACGGGCACCAATTACCAACCGCTCGACAATGAATTTCAAATCAAGGAAGCCCTGCAGGACACTTGCAACCTGATCAACACGAAGTCTTCCGTTTTCGAGAAGGCTTTGCTTGCTTTGGTTTTGCTGTCTTACATTCAGCCGTTTATGGATGGCAACAAACGCACAGCCCGTATCGTGAGCAATGCCATATTGATACAACACCAACATTGCCCGATTTCCTTTCGCACCGTAGATTCTGTCGATTACAAAAAGGCAATGCTGCTGTTTTATGAGCAAAATAATCTCTCTGCCTTCAAGCAAATCTTCATGGACCAATTCGAATTTGCGGTGAATACGTATTTTTAG
- a CDS encoding response regulator transcription factor translates to MITAIAIDDEPLALALIQAYADKVEGLDLRKTFTRTSEARQYLQEFPVDLIFLDIRMPDISGIEFYKAAGGDRLVIFTTAFSQYAVTGFDLKAVDYLLKPFTFERFTQAVTQAQIQQQAKQAQAVPEQRFVQVRAEYSLLNIPLADILYFETMDDYIKIHLEGRKPVLTLMRMKQMEEKLPTKEFLRIHRSFIVPIARIEAVRNKIVHLAGIEIPIGATYEAGFWEAYTQK, encoded by the coding sequence ATGATCACCGCCATCGCCATCGACGACGAGCCGCTTGCGCTTGCCCTCATTCAGGCCTACGCCGACAAAGTGGAAGGCTTGGATCTGCGCAAAACCTTCACGCGCACGAGCGAGGCGCGACAGTATCTGCAAGAATTTCCCGTGGATCTTATTTTTCTCGACATCCGCATGCCCGATATTTCGGGGATCGAGTTTTACAAGGCGGCGGGCGGCGACAGGCTCGTGATCTTCACGACCGCCTTCAGCCAATATGCGGTGACGGGCTTTGACCTCAAGGCGGTGGATTATTTGCTCAAACCATTCACATTCGAACGCTTCACACAGGCGGTAACGCAGGCACAAATTCAGCAACAGGCCAAACAGGCACAGGCAGTCCCCGAGCAACGTTTCGTGCAAGTCCGCGCCGAATACAGCCTGCTCAACATCCCCCTTGCCGACATCCTCTACTTCGAAACGATGGACGACTACATCAAAATTCACCTTGAGGGACGCAAACCTGTACTCACTCTCATGCGCATGAAGCAGATGGAGGAAAAATTGCCTACCAAGGAATTTCTGCGCATCCACCGGAGTTTTATTGTCCCCATTGCCCGTATCGAAGCCGTGCGCAACAAGATCGTCCATCTTGCCGGTATCGAGATTCCGATTGGCGCGACCTACGAAGCAGGGTTTTGGGAAGCGTATACGCAGAAATAG
- a CDS encoding fibrobacter succinogenes major paralogous domain-containing protein: protein MKRLTVLFCVLTLLGMHLRAQSVADIEGNIYTIVQIGRQYWLQENLRVTQFGDGSPIETTNPASLNICTEKSPLYQWAYDDNLNNVAAYGRLYTWYTIADSRKLCPWAGMCPITPIGTRCPRFWEGHPLQAAR, encoded by the coding sequence ATGAAAAGATTGACGGTTTTGTTTTGCGTATTGACCTTGCTCGGAATGCACCTGCGGGCTCAATCAGTTGCTGACATTGAAGGCAATATCTATACCATCGTCCAAATCGGCCGTCAATACTGGCTTCAGGAGAACCTTCGGGTGACACAGTTTGGAGACGGCTCCCCGATTGAAACGACCAATCCTGCATCCTTGAATATTTGCACGGAAAAAAGTCCCCTCTATCAATGGGCCTATGACGACAACTTGAACAATGTGGCAGCCTATGGCAGACTTTACACTTGGTACACCATTGCCGACAGCAGGAAGCTGTGCCCCTGGGCTGGCATGTGCCCAATAACGCCGATTGGAACACGCTGTCCACGTTTCTGGGAGGGCCATCCACTGCAGGCGGCCCGCTAA
- a CDS encoding T9SS type A sorting domain-containing protein has protein sequence MSLNSNAFYWSSTPNGTDYGWSWKLFYADPYLQSDSVYGYKNYGFSIRCISDTLATSLPEPKSDAYLHCSPNPATEEFVVDADLGDDMVLNILDVTGATVLVQPLKRGTAILDISGLASGVYLVRVSGSNGVLQRRLMVE, from the coding sequence ATGAGCCTCAATTCAAATGCCTTTTATTGGTCATCGACCCCCAATGGAACCGACTATGGTTGGTCATGGAAACTCTTTTATGCAGATCCCTATTTGCAGTCCGACTCGGTTTATGGGTACAAAAACTACGGCTTCAGCATCCGTTGCATCAGTGACACACTCGCGACCTCGCTTCCGGAGCCAAAGTCGGATGCCTACCTCCATTGCTCTCCCAACCCAGCGACGGAGGAGTTCGTCGTGGATGCCGATCTGGGCGACGATATGGTCCTGAACATTTTGGATGTGACAGGTGCCACGGTATTGGTGCAACCATTGAAACGTGGTACAGCCATCCTGGACATTTCCGGGTTGGCATCAGGGGTTTATCTCGTCAGAGTCTCCGGATCGAATGGCGTTTTGCAGCGCAGATTGATGGTGGAGTAG
- a CDS encoding DUF5071 domain-containing protein, with product MSLQSTVPHIYEGLAWEELPLALRSQLPLHKSDIEKAKAIVALGFTEVQPVLPHMLVWLQDYNWPVAQVLAPFLAGLGRDVVPEVRTVLQGDDEVWIYWVLTKVVAEMPEDAISDLRNALKDLADRPSVEGVDLVAKTILLTAL from the coding sequence ATGAGCCTGCAATCCACTGTCCCGCACATCTACGAAGGTCTAGCTTGGGAGGAATTGCCATTGGCGCTTCGTTCACAACTACCCCTGCACAAAAGCGACATCGAAAAGGCCAAGGCGATCGTGGCACTCGGATTTACAGAGGTTCAGCCCGTTTTGCCCCACATGTTGGTTTGGCTTCAAGATTACAACTGGCCTGTGGCGCAGGTTTTGGCTCCTTTTTTGGCTGGTTTGGGAAGGGATGTCGTGCCTGAAGTGAGGACGGTTTTGCAGGGGGACGATGAGGTTTGGATTTATTGGGTGCTCACGAAGGTTGTGGCGGAAATGCCCGAAGATGCGATTTCTGACTTGCGGAATGCGCTTAAAGATTTGGCTGATCGGCCTTCGGTGGAAGGTGTGGATTTGGTGGCGAAGACGATTTTATTAACCGCGCTTTGA